The following are encoded in a window of Carassius auratus strain Wakin chromosome 6, ASM336829v1, whole genome shotgun sequence genomic DNA:
- the LOC113099012 gene encoding uracil nucleotide/cysteinyl leukotriene receptor-like codes for MESPLTELPPLLSNQSMESCPPVDNTVENMIFGFYYIIVFLLALNGNSLALWIFARQRGNASPANVFLLHLAVADLFYVFVLPLRATYHLTGGHWPFGEIPCRLAGFFFYVNMYASLYFLACVAGDRYLAVVHAVRSLKVRRPRYAHIASFALWALVIVSMAPLLVTKQTAEVNGSTVCLQLYREKASQRALISLVVAFTPPFIATLSCYLLIVNSLRKGSRLEPALKLRALRTIGLVMLIYIVCFLPYHLSRATFILGYTHPDLSCQIKRGLALANRLTSSLTCLNGALDPLVYLFAAEKFRGSVRRIFCRDRSGGSAPTSGDLKGTHESSVSAKSEL; via the coding sequence ATGGAGTCCCCCCTGACAGAACTTCCCCCCTTGCTGTCCAATCAGTCCATGGAGAGCTGTCCACCTGTGGACAATACGGTGGAGAACATGATTTTTGGATTCTACTACATCATAGTTTTCCTCCTGGCACTGAATGGCAATAGCCTTGCCCTGTGGATCTTCGCCCGCCAGAGAGGCAACGCATCTCCAGCCAATGTCTTTCTGCTTCATCTCGCTGTGGCCGACCTGTTTTACGTCTTTGTTTTACCCCTCAGAGCCACTTATCATTTAACCGGAGGACACTGGCCATTTGGTGAAATCCCCTGCCGTCTCGCGGGCTTCTTCTTTTATGTCAACATGTACGCCAGCTTGTACTTCCTGGCCTGTGTTGCAGGCGATAGATACCTTGCTGTAGTACACGCTGTCCGTTCCCTCAAGGTCAGGCGCCCTCGTTACGCTCACATAGCCAGTTTTGCACTATGGGCTTTGGTGATAGTGTCTATGGCGCCCCTGCTGGTCACCAAGCAGACTGCAGAAGTCAATGGCTCTACTGTGTGCTTGCAGCTGTACAGAGAAAAAGCTTCACAGCGTGCTCTCATCTCTCTCGTCGTAGCCTTCACACCACCTTTTATTGCCACACTGTCTTGCTACCTGCTGATAGTGAACAGTCTGCGGAAAGGTTCAAGGCTGGAGCCGGCACTGAAACTCCGAGCTCTCCGCACAATTGGTCTGGTCATGCTCATTTACATAGTGTGTTTTTTGCCATATCACTTAAGCCGTGCAACCTTCATCCTGGGATATACGCACCCAGACCTATCCTGCCAAATCAAAAGAGGACTAGCCCTGGCTAACCGACTTACTTCCTCTCTAACCTGTCTAAACGGAGCTTTGGATCCCCTGGTCTACCTGTTTGCGGCTGAGAAGTTCAGAGGAAGCGTCCGCAGGATTTTCTGCAGGGACAGGTCGGGTGGGTCCGCCCCTACAAGCGGGGACCTGAAAGGCACACACGAGAGCTCTGTCAGCGCAAAGTCTGAGTTATAA